One Thiocapsa sp. genomic window carries:
- the lptA gene encoding lipopolysaccharide transport periplasmic protein LptA translates to MSDRGFYDRRRRDTAPAVTLAFVIALACAPTAALEDDASQPILIEADDVEVLEAENTSIYVGNVQVDQGSMRLLGDHVTVYHRDDRRPRFIIALGAPASFKQLLDNDEGEVLAFAKRMEYDADKDELTLIEDALLIQGADRVASERIVYDRARAHFRAGGGGRVKITITPEEE, encoded by the coding sequence ATGAGCGACAGAGGATTCTACGACCGTCGGCGCCGGGACACCGCCCCGGCCGTGACCCTGGCCTTCGTCATCGCCCTCGCGTGCGCCCCGACGGCGGCGCTGGAGGACGATGCGAGCCAACCCATCTTGATCGAAGCAGACGATGTCGAGGTCCTGGAGGCGGAGAACACGAGCATCTATGTCGGCAATGTCCAAGTCGACCAAGGGAGCATGCGGCTCCTCGGCGATCATGTGACCGTTTATCATCGCGACGACCGCCGCCCGCGCTTTATCATTGCACTCGGCGCGCCGGCCAGCTTCAAACAGCTCCTCGACAACGACGAGGGCGAAGTCCTGGCCTTCGCCAAACGGATGGAATACGACGCCGACAAGGACGAGCTCACCCTCATCGAGGACGCCTTGCTGATTCAGGGAGCCGACCGCGTCGCGAGCGAGCGCATCGTCTACGATCGCGCCCGCGCCCATTTCCGCGCGGGAGGCGGCGGACGGGTCAAGATCACCATCACGCCGGAGGAGGAATGA
- the raiA gene encoding ribosome-associated translation inhibitor RaiA, protein MQINLTGHHIDVTDALKGYVDTKFERLARHFDHVINAHVILSVEKLAQKAEATLHINGNKVFADSVHEDMYAAIDGLIDKLDRQVLRHKEKKSDHRAATPKVSEAEESDQS, encoded by the coding sequence ATGCAGATCAACCTGACGGGTCATCACATCGACGTCACCGACGCGCTGAAAGGCTACGTCGACACGAAGTTCGAGCGCCTTGCGCGGCACTTCGACCACGTCATCAATGCTCACGTCATTCTGAGCGTCGAGAAGCTTGCCCAAAAGGCGGAAGCCACACTACACATCAACGGCAACAAGGTCTTTGCCGACTCGGTCCACGAGGACATGTATGCCGCAATCGACGGGCTGATCGACAAGCTCGATCGTCAGGTCCTGCGCCACAAGGAGAAAAAGAGCGATCATCGCGCAGCCACCCCGAAGGTCAGCGAGGCCGAGGAATCCGATCAGAGCTGA
- a CDS encoding RNA polymerase factor sigma-54, whose protein sequence is MKQSIQLRLGQHLTMTPQLQQAIRLLQLSTLELQKEIQEALDTNLMLEEGDDADRFNAGEVQQSGTIQSEDIETPRVTVEQSIDREIHAESNEMPEELPVDTLWTDVFDSYVPSTSHGSDDGSDYDPFAQQSRPQTLLDHLAWQLNLCRLSERDNMIAQAVIDSIDADGYLRIDVEELLLTIDHPEISAEEVEAVVHRVQSFDPPGVGARNLAECLLIQLSQLPPQTPWRSTATAICRDGFEYLAKRDVASLVRQLKESEETVAGALALIRRLNPRPGSLIAGTPAQYVVPDIFVRKREGRWSVELNPESMPKLRVNADYARLIRRADQSADGVTLKSHLQEARWFIKSLASRNDTVLRVGAKIVEMQQEFFEHGDEAMKPMVLRDVAEALELHESTVSRVTTQKYMHTPRGTLEFKYFFSSHVNTASGGECSSTAIRALIRKLIAGESARKPMSDSKIAQELADQGINVARRTVAKYREAMGVPPSNERKRLD, encoded by the coding sequence ATGAAGCAATCCATCCAGCTTCGGCTCGGCCAACACCTGACCATGACGCCTCAGTTGCAGCAGGCGATCCGTCTGTTGCAGCTCTCGACGCTGGAGCTCCAGAAGGAGATTCAGGAGGCGCTGGACACCAACCTCATGTTGGAGGAAGGCGACGACGCGGACCGCTTCAACGCCGGCGAGGTGCAGCAGTCGGGCACGATCCAGAGCGAGGATATCGAAACACCGCGGGTCACCGTCGAGCAGTCGATCGACCGCGAGATCCACGCCGAATCCAACGAGATGCCCGAGGAGCTGCCGGTCGACACGCTCTGGACCGATGTCTTCGACTCCTACGTGCCGAGCACCTCGCACGGTTCGGACGACGGCTCGGACTACGATCCCTTTGCCCAACAGAGCCGCCCTCAGACCCTGCTCGACCACCTCGCCTGGCAGCTCAATCTCTGCAGACTGAGCGAGCGCGACAACATGATCGCCCAAGCGGTCATCGATTCGATCGATGCCGACGGCTATCTGCGCATCGATGTCGAGGAGCTGCTCCTGACCATCGATCACCCCGAGATCAGTGCCGAGGAGGTGGAGGCGGTCGTGCACCGCGTTCAGTCCTTCGACCCGCCGGGCGTGGGTGCCCGCAACCTCGCGGAATGCCTGCTGATACAACTCAGTCAGCTGCCCCCCCAAACACCTTGGCGGAGCACCGCGACGGCGATCTGCCGCGACGGGTTCGAGTATCTGGCCAAGCGCGACGTCGCCTCCCTGGTGCGTCAGCTGAAGGAGTCCGAGGAAACGGTCGCAGGTGCGCTGGCGTTGATCCGCCGGCTCAATCCGCGCCCCGGAAGCCTGATCGCCGGCACGCCGGCCCAGTATGTCGTCCCGGATATCTTCGTGCGCAAACGCGAGGGCCGATGGTCGGTCGAGCTCAATCCCGAGTCGATGCCTAAACTCAGAGTGAACGCCGACTACGCGCGCCTGATCCGACGCGCCGATCAAAGCGCGGACGGGGTCACCTTGAAGAGCCATCTGCAGGAGGCCCGCTGGTTCATCAAGAGCCTGGCCAGCCGCAACGACACGGTGCTGCGCGTCGGCGCGAAGATCGTCGAGATGCAGCAGGAATTCTTCGAGCACGGGGACGAGGCGATGAAGCCGATGGTGCTGCGCGATGTCGCCGAGGCGTTGGAGCTGCACGAGTCGACCGTATCCCGAGTGACCACGCAGAAATACATGCACACGCCGCGAGGGACCCTCGAGTTCAAGTATTTCTTTTCCTCGCACGTCAACACCGCGTCCGGCGGCGAATGCTCGTCGACCGCGATTCGTGCCCTGATCCGCAAGCTGATCGCCGGCGAATCCGCGAGAAAGCCCATGAGCGACAGCAAGATCGCACAAGAGCTCGCCGATCAGGGGATCAACGTCGCGCGGCGAACCGTCGCCAAATACCGCGAGGCCATGGGGGTTCCACCCTCGAACGAGCGCAAGCGCCTGGATTGA
- the lptC gene encoding LPS export ABC transporter periplasmic protein LptC produces the protein MSGRLRVSDLPIWSARQWMLAAFFVASGLLGWWQLRPEPEPPAPEVERARLPDYVVAGFTAMETDDTGKPSRRLIADELRQYVEEDLSELDHPRMTLYQREGETEAEPWRARADSGLVLPGGNEVRLEGAVELERRGDASRPATRMETELMRIWHKRGFAETDRAVQVTSASDRLNATGMRLWYDAPVRAQFDGRAHIFIAPEQIEEP, from the coding sequence ATGAGCGGACGTCTTCGGGTCAGCGACCTGCCGATCTGGTCCGCACGTCAGTGGATGCTCGCCGCCTTCTTCGTGGCCTCCGGGCTGTTGGGGTGGTGGCAGCTGCGTCCCGAACCCGAGCCGCCTGCGCCCGAGGTCGAGCGCGCGCGACTCCCGGATTATGTCGTCGCCGGCTTCACGGCCATGGAGACCGACGACACCGGCAAACCAAGCCGGCGCTTGATCGCCGACGAGCTGCGCCAGTATGTGGAGGAGGATCTCTCGGAGTTGGATCACCCACGCATGACACTCTATCAGCGTGAAGGCGAGACCGAAGCCGAGCCCTGGCGCGCACGCGCGGACAGCGGGCTGGTCCTCCCCGGCGGCAACGAGGTCCGGCTCGAGGGCGCCGTGGAGCTCGAGCGCCGGGGCGACGCGAGCCGGCCCGCCACCCGGATGGAGACCGAGCTGATGCGCATCTGGCACAAACGGGGCTTCGCCGAGACCGATCGGGCGGTCCAGGTCACCAGTGCGTCGGATCGGCTGAACGCGACCGGGATGCGCCTCTGGTACGACGCGCCCGTGCGCGCCCAATTCGACGGACGCGCACACATCTTTATCGCACCCGAGCAGATCGAGGAGCCATGA
- the kdsC gene encoding 3-deoxy-manno-octulosonate-8-phosphatase KdsC → MQDILERAARIRLVIFDVDGVLTDGSLYLGDDGQEYKAFNSRDGHGMVMLRESGVQIGIITGRTSQVVSIRMQSLGVEHLFQGCRDKLPAYEALKGALSLDDEAIAYVGDDLMDLPIMRRVGLAVAVADAHHLVRVHAHLCTQACGGRGAAREVCELIMEAQGTWARILAGAG, encoded by the coding sequence ATGCAAGACATCCTCGAACGCGCCGCCCGGATCCGCCTGGTCATCTTCGACGTCGACGGGGTGCTGACCGACGGCAGCCTCTATCTCGGCGACGACGGTCAGGAGTACAAGGCGTTCAACTCGCGTGACGGACACGGCATGGTGATGCTTCGGGAGAGCGGGGTTCAGATCGGGATCATTACGGGCCGGACCTCGCAGGTGGTCAGCATCCGCATGCAGAGTCTCGGTGTGGAGCACCTCTTCCAAGGCTGCCGCGACAAGCTCCCGGCCTACGAGGCGCTCAAAGGCGCCCTGTCGCTCGACGACGAGGCCATCGCCTATGTCGGAGACGACCTGATGGATCTGCCCATCATGCGTCGGGTCGGACTCGCCGTTGCGGTCGCCGACGCGCACCATCTGGTGCGCGTCCACGCCCATCTGTGCACCCAAGCGTGCGGCGGTCGCGGGGCTGCGCGCGAGGTCTGCGAGCTGATCATGGAGGCGCAGGGCACCTGGGCACGGATCCTCGCCGGTGCAGGATGA
- the hprK gene encoding HPr(Ser) kinase/phosphatase, which yields MIESLQSLISQTGPRLKLRWLTPEPASPRSLRGEDPGRTRQSLIGSLNCIHPNRLQVIGHAERLYLAELGRTAFGETVERLFSDRPTAVIFSDGIDPEPAFREAAEQTSTPLLGSCLGDEELINHLRYFLTHALAERRTVHGVFIEVLGMGVLLVGDPAVGKSELALDLIARGHRLIADDAPRFARIAPETLEGTCPEALRDFLEVRGLGILNIRAMFGEGAVVRSKTLNLTIDLQPLDKQQLESIDRLSGSLSVRNILGVAVPKITMPVAPGRNLAILVEAAVRHQILRIRGYDAGVDFVDRQARAISIDRPDPPRSPP from the coding sequence ATGATCGAAAGTCTTCAATCCCTGATCTCGCAGACCGGGCCGCGGCTCAAGCTGCGCTGGCTTACGCCCGAGCCGGCGAGCCCGCGTTCGTTGCGCGGCGAGGATCCGGGACGCACAAGGCAGTCGCTGATCGGCTCACTGAACTGCATCCATCCCAATCGTCTGCAGGTCATCGGACACGCGGAGCGGCTCTACCTGGCGGAGCTGGGCCGGACCGCCTTCGGCGAGACCGTGGAGAGGCTCTTCTCGGATCGTCCGACCGCCGTCATCTTCTCGGACGGCATCGACCCGGAGCCCGCCTTCCGCGAGGCCGCCGAGCAGACAAGCACGCCACTGCTCGGCTCCTGCCTCGGCGACGAGGAGCTGATCAATCATCTGCGTTATTTCCTCACCCATGCGCTCGCCGAGCGCCGCACGGTGCACGGGGTCTTCATCGAGGTCCTGGGCATGGGCGTTCTGCTGGTCGGCGATCCGGCGGTCGGCAAGAGCGAGCTGGCGCTCGATTTGATCGCCCGCGGCCATCGGCTCATCGCCGACGACGCACCCCGTTTCGCACGCATTGCCCCGGAGACCCTGGAGGGCACCTGCCCCGAAGCCCTGCGCGATTTTCTCGAGGTCCGCGGCCTGGGGATTCTCAACATCCGCGCCATGTTCGGAGAAGGCGCCGTCGTGCGCAGCAAGACATTGAACCTGACCATCGATCTTCAGCCGCTCGACAAGCAACAACTCGAGTCTATCGACCGGCTCAGCGGCAGCCTCTCGGTGCGCAACATCCTCGGGGTTGCCGTCCCCAAGATCACCATGCCGGTCGCACCCGGCCGCAACCTGGCGATCCTGGTGGAGGCGGCCGTGCGACACCAGATTCTGCGCATCCGTGGATACGATGCCGGCGTCGACTTCGTCGACCGCCAGGCGCGTGCCATCAGCATCGATCGACCCGACCCGCCGAGATCACCGCCATGA
- the lptB gene encoding LPS export ABC transporter ATP-binding protein — translation MSDLVTDSGSGLGSGSTTLRAEHLKKSYRGRQVLRDVSVSVDAGEVVGLLGPNGAGKTTCFYLIVGLIPADEGGIALSGQDITLKPMHARARAGLSYLAQEPSVFRKLSARDNILAILEARGDLSRADRNLRCERLLEELGIAHVGGSLALSLSGGERRRLEIARALAVDPLVMLLDEPFAGVDPIAVGDIKAIVSHLRDRGIGVLITDHNVRETLDICDRGYIISSGCVIAAGTPAQLLADQQVRDVYLGADFSM, via the coding sequence ATGAGCGATCTTGTTACGGATTCCGGCTCGGGCCTAGGCTCGGGCTCGACGACGCTGCGCGCGGAGCATCTGAAGAAGAGCTACCGCGGCCGTCAGGTCTTGCGCGACGTGAGCGTCAGCGTGGACGCGGGTGAGGTCGTGGGCCTGCTCGGACCGAACGGCGCGGGCAAGACTACCTGTTTCTATTTGATCGTCGGCCTCATTCCGGCCGACGAGGGCGGCATCGCGCTGAGCGGGCAGGACATCACCCTGAAACCCATGCATGCGCGCGCACGCGCCGGCCTGAGCTATCTGGCACAGGAGCCCTCGGTGTTTCGCAAGCTCAGCGCACGCGACAACATCCTCGCCATCCTGGAGGCACGCGGCGACCTGTCTCGGGCCGATCGCAACCTGCGCTGCGAGCGCCTGCTCGAAGAGCTCGGGATCGCCCATGTCGGCGGATCGCTCGCGCTCAGCCTCTCGGGCGGGGAGCGACGGCGCCTGGAGATCGCGCGTGCGCTTGCGGTCGACCCGCTGGTGATGCTGCTCGACGAGCCCTTCGCGGGCGTCGACCCCATCGCCGTCGGGGACATCAAGGCCATCGTGTCGCATCTGCGCGATCGCGGGATCGGCGTGCTGATCACCGATCACAACGTGCGCGAGACGCTCGATATCTGCGACCGGGGCTACATCATCAGCTCGGGGTGCGTGATCGCGGCAGGCACCCCCGCGCAGCTCCTGGCCGATCAGCAGGTCCGCGATGTCTACCTTGGCGCGGATTTTTCCATGTAG
- a CDS encoding PTS sugar transporter subunit IIA → MLSPDLINEARIGHGLEISSKKRLLETLAELLANDHPRLSTESVFERLLERERLGSTGLGHGVALPHARIKEVSQVIGAFVQTTRGVDYDAADGEPVDLAFALLVPETATEEHLQLLAYLASRFSESATRARLRDASSPTAILDLLRAA, encoded by the coding sequence ATGCTCAGCCCCGATCTGATCAACGAGGCCCGGATCGGTCACGGCCTCGAGATTTCCAGCAAGAAGCGTTTGCTCGAAACCCTGGCCGAGCTGCTTGCCAACGATCACCCGCGATTGAGCACGGAGAGCGTCTTCGAGCGCCTCCTCGAGCGCGAACGCCTCGGCAGCACCGGACTCGGTCACGGTGTCGCCCTGCCCCATGCCCGGATCAAGGAGGTCTCTCAGGTGATCGGGGCGTTCGTGCAAACCACGCGCGGGGTGGATTACGACGCAGCCGACGGCGAGCCGGTCGATCTGGCCTTCGCGCTCCTGGTTCCGGAGACCGCGACCGAGGAGCACCTGCAACTGCTCGCCTATTTGGCAAGTCGCTTCAGCGAGTCGGCAACCCGCGCACGCCTGCGCGATGCGAGCTCGCCGACGGCGATTCTGGACCTTCTCAGAGCGGCCTAG
- a CDS encoding KpsF/GutQ family sugar-phosphate isomerase: MTDRRRLGSPPVELALGESAKIKALGRAVVETEAASVTALAERIDDAFVAACRYMLACEGRIVVLGMGKSGHIGGKIAATLASTGSPAFFVHPGEASHGDLGMITPRDVVLALSNSGETAELLMLLPLLKRLGVPLISMTGKPKSTLAREGDVHLDVSVASEACPLGLAPTSSTTATLVMGDALAIALLESRGFTAEDFARSHPAGSLGRRLLLHVGEVMHRDEQLPSVPLGTTLRATLEEMSRKGLGMSAVVDDDGRLAGIFTDGDLRRALDRGIDVHRTAIDTVLTPNCITIQADALAAEALRLMESRSINALLVVDDTGRPVGALNMHDLLRAGVM; this comes from the coding sequence ATGACAGATCGACGCAGACTCGGCAGCCCGCCGGTTGAGCTCGCGCTTGGGGAATCGGCCAAGATCAAGGCGCTCGGGCGCGCCGTCGTCGAGACCGAAGCCGCGTCGGTCACGGCACTGGCCGAGCGGATCGACGACGCTTTCGTCGCCGCGTGCCGCTACATGCTGGCCTGCGAGGGCCGCATCGTCGTCCTCGGGATGGGCAAGTCGGGCCACATCGGCGGGAAGATCGCGGCGACCCTGGCGAGCACCGGCAGCCCCGCCTTCTTCGTGCATCCGGGCGAGGCCAGCCATGGCGACCTCGGCATGATCACGCCCCGCGACGTGGTCCTGGCCCTGTCCAACTCGGGCGAAACGGCCGAGCTGCTGATGCTGCTGCCGTTGCTCAAGCGGCTCGGCGTGCCGCTGATCAGCATGACCGGCAAGCCCAAGTCGACGCTGGCCCGAGAGGGCGACGTGCATCTCGACGTGAGTGTCGCAAGCGAGGCCTGTCCGCTCGGTCTCGCCCCGACCTCGAGCACCACCGCAACCTTGGTGATGGGCGATGCCCTGGCCATCGCCCTGCTCGAGAGCCGCGGCTTCACCGCCGAGGACTTCGCCCGCTCCCATCCGGCCGGCAGTCTCGGACGCCGTCTGTTGCTGCACGTCGGCGAGGTCATGCACCGCGACGAGCAATTGCCGTCGGTCCCTCTGGGCACGACCTTGCGCGCCACCCTGGAAGAGATGTCCCGCAAAGGCTTGGGCATGAGCGCCGTGGTCGACGACGACGGCCGCCTTGCCGGGATCTTCACCGACGGCGACCTGCGACGCGCGCTCGACCGCGGGATCGATGTCCACCGCACCGCCATCGACACCGTGCTGACCCCCAACTGCATCACGATCCAGGCCGACGCCCTCGCCGCCGAGGCCCTGCGCCTCATGGAGTCGCGGTCCATCAACGCACTGCTGGTCGTCGACGACACCGGCCGACCCGTCGGCGCACTGAACATGCACGATCTACTGCGCGCCGGGGTCATGTGA